The following coding sequences lie in one Apium graveolens cultivar Ventura chromosome 1, ASM990537v1, whole genome shotgun sequence genomic window:
- the LOC141676782 gene encoding uncharacterized protein LOC141676782 isoform X2 — protein sequence MFILVAGTRRLRKVFNLPYEGDAVAWSFWNSFTITSAFMGGGYGVQHSFGSSFEHILNQEGTHIQQELGNVLVNFVEKFPLQSEDIIKQYVSKHFYREKVFDDLSTDPKHVWRCKNFFRDVASASQRTSQSSSYSENTDLQPKPFTVDNPISAISGVQKRDRFSKKESTDIDTVTDPFEWNVPQREEDVEDAASSAMSRRRHKRSHKRANRRLMSRREASTNMQHALADKGMASI from the exons ATGCGGTCGCATGGAGTTTTTGGAATTCGTTCACAATCA CAAGTGCTTTCATGGGTGGAGGATATGGAGTTCAGCACTCATTTGGTTCATCATTTGAACATATTCTCAACCAGGAGGGAACTCATATTCAACAAGAGTTGGGAAATGT ATTGGTGAATTTTGTGGAAAAATTTCCTCTGCAGAGTGAAGATATAATAAAGCAGTACGTATCCAAGCATTTTTACCGGGAGAAAGTTTTTGATGATTTATCCACGGATCCAAAACATGTTTGGCGCTGCAAAAACTTTTTTAGAGATGTTGCTTCTGCTTCTCAGAGAACAAGCCAGAGCAGCTCTTACAGTGAGAATACTGATCTGCAACCCAAGCCATTTACT GTCGACAACCCTATCTCTGCTATTTCTGGTGTTCAAAAAAGAGACAGATTTTCCAAAAAG GAGAGTACTGACATTGATACAGTGACAGATCCTTTTGAATGGAATGTCCCGCAAAGAGAGGAGGACGTTGAAGATGCTGCTTCCTCCGCCATGTCACGTAGAAGACATAAGCGGAGTCATAAAAGAGCTAACCGTAGGCTAATGAGCAGGCGAGAAGCTTCAACTAATATGCAACATGCTTTGGCCGACAAGGGCATGGCATCAATCTGA